One window from the genome of Dermacentor silvarum isolate Dsil-2018 chromosome 5, BIME_Dsil_1.4, whole genome shotgun sequence encodes:
- the LOC125945745 gene encoding uncharacterized protein LOC125945745, producing the protein METESVEHRPDLPASAGATPRKRNCLRSEADSDDTELYSPSSDTTSDDEGFEVYTRRKAKRRNVSGCSASSKSTVIPAPRAPEHTIIFVPEAATDNLNRLNRQAISIYLESLAPGEIKDVRINNRKNVLAIDVNNRSALDPLMKITQLDNIKVRCHTPQTLETTAGVVYNIDVSICDSDLPILIKTTTESIPIIQAHRIGKSTCVKLIFKGDSLPTYVKVGHFRHIVRPFVPKPLQCRNCQRIGHVSAVCKNPGICSRCSESHSSDTCRTTDFKCSNCKGAHDATSKDCPFQKNEQKILRQMVRDHSTHKEAATKVRRRRRRSRHRKLRKHCDSSKEVHNPEKAARQPLTSCVTNADERRTPAIDNSKEAWPPLPKPCQLAEPRDTSRPTTTNVPTAGPAAVRAEGQDLQVIGMLKSLMNVMRTLLTNLNTPNARSALQVLDAMNPVLASLE; encoded by the coding sequence ATGGAAACGGAATCGGTCGAGCACCGTCCAGACCTGCCAGCGTCTGCGGGAGCTACTCCAAGGAAGAGGAACTGCCTTCGGAGCGAAGCTGACAGCgatgacaccgagctgtactctccATCGAGCGACACCACTTCGGACGATGAAGGCTTCGAGGTCTACACACGCCGGAAAGCGAAAAGACGAAATGTCAGCGGATGCTCCGCATCAAGTAAGTCGACTGTGATTCCTGCGCCGAGAGCTCCGGAGCATACAATTATCTTCGTTCCCGAGGCGGCTACGGACAATCTCAACCGACTCAATAGACAGGCCATCTCTATTTATCTGGAGTCTCTCGCGCCAGGCGAGATAAAAGACGTCAGAATCAATAATCGCAAGAACGTCCTCGCTATCGATGTTAATAACCGAAGCGCCTTGGATCCGTTGATGAAGATTACGCAGCTAGATAACATCAAAGTGCGCTGCCACACTCCTCAGACCTTGGAAACCACTGCAGGAGTGGTTTACAACATCGACGTCTCAATCTGTGACAGTGATTTGCCTATTTTGATCAAAACAACGACAGAGAGCATTCCCATAATACAAGCTCATCGTATTGGCAAATCAACTTGCGTGAAGCTCATCTTCAAAGGGGATAGCCTACCAACGTATGTaaaggtcggccattttcgtcataTTGTACGACCTTTCGTGCCCAAGCCCCTACAGTGTCGCAATTGTCAGAGaattggacacgtgagtgctgtctgtAAGAACCCAGGCATATGCTCACGTTGTTCCGAGTCACATAGCTCCGACACTTGTCGCACGACGGACTTCAAGTGCTCCAACTGCAAGGGTGCGCACGATGCGACTTCGAAAGATTGCCCGTTCCAGAAAAATGAACAGAAGATCTTGAGACAGATGGTTAGAGACCATTCGACGCATAAAGAAGCCGCAACTAAagtgcgacgccgacgccgacgttcCCGGCACCGCAAGTTAAGAAAGCACTGTGATAGTTCTAAGGAAGTGCACAATCCGGAGAAGGCTGCTCGTCAACCGCTGACCTCGTGCGTTACCAACGCAGATGAGAGAAGAACGCCCGCCATCGATAACTCAAAGGAAGCATGGCCACCTTTACCGAAGCCATGCCAACTCGCAGAACCACGAGACACGAGTCGTCCAACAACTACGAATGTCCCGACAGCAGGCCCTGCAGCAGTCCGCGCAGAAGGCCAGGATTTGCAAGTGATCGGCATGCTGAAGTCACTCATGAATGTCATGCGTACGTTACTGACGAACCTAAACACCCCGAATGCTCGCAgcgcactgcaagtactggacgcgatgaatccagtacttgcaagtcttGAATAG